A region of the Microcystis aeruginosa FD4 genome:
CATCATAGTTAAAGGCAAAGTGAGACTCACAATCGGGATTAAGTGGAGAGATTAAGAGATTTTCATCAAACCAGCTATTTTTTAGATTACTACAGTGCCGAGGTTCACCAGTCCTAAGATTTGCCTGACAGGAACATAGCAAATTGGCATAATCTAAGGAGTCAACAGTGGGATCACTTTGAGGTTTAAAATGTTCTATATGGCATTCACCATCAACCAATCGACTTTCACAATAACAACATATTTCCCCCTGTTCTGTCATCAAAGCTTTAATTAGTATTTCTTTTGGGTTTCCCCTTAAATTTTTAAAGTCGGGCTGCCAATCTGAGTTAGCTTGCTCTTTCCAATTCTTAAACTCCGGTGGTTCTTGTCTTTTCCTAATATACTTCATTTTCCGATAATTTCCTTGCGTCGAATGATAACTTCAGCTTTAATTAATTCTGGATCATCTTGAATTTTTGCTCTGAGATCATTGATTTTATTTTTAGCTGCCTCTAATTGATTTTGAGAAATTTGTTCATAGATATCTTTCAAAGCTTCAGCGATTTCCTGGGGACGGGTTGTCTCTAATCCCATCAAATCTTCCAAAATTCGATCAACATTTTTGCCGTAGGACGACCGCACGGGATGAACTTTTATTCCCATTTGTGTTTGTTCCATGAAGTGTAAACTTTCTGGCTGAACATGAGTGATAATATTAGGAGAATGGGTGGAAATAAAAAATTGACAGTTAGGAAAAACTTCTAGTAATTTAGGTACTACAAATCTTTGCCATTGAGGATGTAAATGTAAATCAATTTCGTCAATGATAATAACACCATTACCCGTTAAAGGATCAGGATTTTGAGGATTAGCAATCGCCATTCTTCGAGCTAAATCTCCCAGCATAGCAATCAGACATTTTGCTCCATCAGAAAGTTGATTAACAGTAACTATTTTATCCTTTTTTGTTACTTCCATTCTCAAGGGATTACGACGGACGCTAAGATTAGTAAAATCGGGTAGAAAACGTTCGATAGTTTCCCGAACCGCTTCCAATTGGGGATCGGGAAAACAAAAACCTTCTGGTTTAATTTCATCTTCCCGATATTTTCTATTTTCATTTTCTAAATCTTCACGCTCGCGAAACCATTCAAAAAAAGTGCGAAAATCTGATCCACTGGTTAAATCATTTTCGTAGGCACTTAGAGAATCAAATTTATGTTTTGTTTTAATTTTTAAAGGTATATCCAGCACTGCTCGATTAACAGAATAATAAACAAATAAAGGTAAGTTGATTTGTCCTTGATGTTCAGTAATTTGTCGTTGTATTTGTTGAGTGTATTCATTTAATTGGCTAAAATTACTCCGTTCTCCAGCGTGGATATATCCAGTCCTAGTTTTTACTATTTTCCAAGTAATCTCTTGACTATCTTCCGTCACTCCCGTGATTTCAATTATAGCCGTCCCCTGACCATTATTAATCTCGGTTTCGCTAATCTGTCGTCCACTGGCATTAGTATTTTTTAGGCGATTAACTAACCATGAAAGCATAATCGCCAAACTATCTAAAACGGTAGATTTTCCCGCACCATTAACTCCTATGAATACGTTGATCTGCCGATGAAAGTCGATGTTTAAACTAACTGCACCTCGATAATTAATAAGCTTTATAGACTTAATTCTCATGGATTTTTGTATCGGCAAGATTTGCTTATATTTGAGATAATTGTTAGAGAATCACTCTCCAATAATTGCCAGTAAAACTTAGATAGAGTTAAGAGGAAGTAGGACAAGGAATAGAAAAAAATATCGACCAAAGAAATAATATCTAGTTTTGGCACAGAACCGGATATTCATAATGATTATTTATAATTTACCCCCGACCAACTCAAAAAAACCCCGGCCGACTTTCCCGATCGCTGCCGTCTGTGAGACAATCGATCGAGTGTTATCCTAAACTCCGCCAATTTTCATGTCCGACGACGCTACTATTCGCACTGCTGTACAACGTCTCTACAATACCTATCCTTTTCCCCCCGAACCGCTCCTAGACGAACCTCCTCCGGGTTACAATTGGCGCTGGAATTGGATTGCTGCCTATAACTTTTGTTGTCATCGTAAACCCGAACGAGAGGATATCCGGATTCTCGATGCGGGTTGTGGTACTGGTGCGGGAACCGAATATCTGCTTGCGCTCAACCCTTTCGCTCATGTAGTCGCTATAGATATCAGTGAAAAAGCTCTAGAAATTGCCAAAGAACGCTGTAATCGTTCGGGAGTCGCAGCAAAGCACCGAGGTTCTCTCGATTTTCACCATTTACCCCTTGAATCGGCCACTAATCTCCCCGGAGAATTTGATTTAATTAACTGCGTTGGGGTGCTGCACCATCTCCCGGACCCGATTAAAGGGATTCAATCCCTCGCGCAAAAACTGGCCCCCGGTGGTCTGCTGCATATTTTCGTCTATGCACAATTGGGCCGCTGGGAAATCCAGTTAATGCAGTCTGCGATCGCACTTTTGCAGGGAGACCGACGCGGGGATTATAAAGATGGGGTCGCTGTCGGCCGAGAGATTTTTGCCTCTCTACCAGAAGATAATCGCATTTTGAAACGGGAAAAAGAGCGTTGGTCAATGGAAAATCATCGCGATGAGTCCTTCGCTGATATGTATGTTCACCCCCGGGAAGTGGACTATAATATCGATACCCTCTTTCAACTGATTGACGCGTCAGGATTAGCCTTTATTGGCTTTTCTAACCCTTCCTACTGGCAATTAGAGCGTTTATTGGGTAAATCCCCCGAATTGATGGCTAGAGCGCAAAATTTAGGGGAAAGGGAACGTTATCGCTTGACGGAATTATTAGACCCCGAAATCACCCACTATGAATTTTTCCTCGCTAAACCACCGATTCTGACTGCCGATTGGTCCCGGGATCAAGTCCTAGAGAATGCAGTGGCCGAAGTTCATCCCTGTCTTTACGGTTGGCCTAGTGCAAGTGTTCTAGATTACGATTATCGGCCAGTTAATCTCTCGGAGAGAGAATTTGCTTTTCTACAAGCTTGTGATGGTCGTTTAACCGTGGCAGCAATCGATGCTCAAGTTGCTTTAGGATTAACTGGTGTGCGTTCTTTACAACAGCGCCAACTACTGATTTTAAGTTAGGGAAAATTTGGGGATGTTAGAGATAGCGTCCCTTAGCAATCGGTAACTTGTCAACTAACTTGGCTAAATTTTGCCAAAACTTCTTTTTTCTTAACAATTATCCCCTTCCTGTCCCCATAGTTTCAGCCCCAGAATTAACCGGGGCTGAATTATAATAGTTATATAGAGTGGACAAGGCTGATAAATTTCTGATCAGTTCGATTTTTCCCCGGATCGGCAAACGGGAGAGTTTAATCATTATCCCAAGATTCCGAGGCGATTAAGTCACCAATTTGATCTCTGAGAAGGTAGTCACATCGTTCTAGTTCACATTCAACACAAACCCACTCCCGGGGGGGAATGAACTGACAGAGGGTGTAGATCGGTTGGTGTCTGCTCACTACCCCCTGTTCTACCATCTGACGGACTTCGTCCTTGATCATCCTGATAGAGTAAGCGGTGGGAGCGGTGGAGAAAGTTATGGCACTCATGGGAGATTTCCTGCAAGATCTACAAAAGAAGTCTTATCAATAACTATAGTCTAACCTATAGGGGGACAAAAGAGATTTTTTGCTGTATCGACGATTACAATTTTTTATATATAGCGAAACCCTCTCCCCTCGCCAGTTTAGGCTTAGGTTAAGAAAAGTTAAATTTATCGGCTAAAAGTTGTCGAGTCCCCTTATGCCAAATCAGCGATCGGTGATCAGTTAAGCTGTTGAGTACCTAAATTACTGGTTAAGACTGCACCGGAGTGCTGGAGTTGGCAGCAGGGAGAGAAAGTTAGAGCTTTTGTACTGAATTTTTCCCTAAGCGGTTTAAAATCAGTACAGCTTGCACTTTACAATACCATTTTTCTTTATTCGTAGCAGGCATAACCGGGTGCATCTCCTATTGGTGATTTTCTCTCACTTATGGTGAGCAGCGGAAGTTGTTCAAAGAGGGCGAAGGCAATTCGCCCCTACAATAATATTATTGCGCCAATGGTAGGGGCGCACCGCGTGCGCCCAAAATGTAATATAGATATTTCGACAAAATTGAGATACACCAGGCATAACCATCTCTGTCATTACTTTTGAAAAATTGTATGATCAATGATCAGATTTGAGTTTTCAGTTCACTGATTACTGATTACTGTTTACTGATCACTGAAAAAAGCTTCCCACTTAAACTAATAAATGGGGAATAAAAATAAAAGCCGCTACGAGTAAAGCGGCGATCGAGGCGATTAAAACGGCACCGGCGGCACAATCTTTCGCTATTTTGGCTAAATCATGGTAGGATTGCCCCACCGTCAGATCTACCACTGATTCTAGGGCAGTGTTAATTAATTCTAAGACCATCACTAGGGCGCAGGTAAGGGAGACAATCGCCATTTCCATGGCATTAACCCGCAAAAATAAGCCCCAACTAATCGCTACTAGGGTAATCAGGGTGTGAATGCGAAAATTTCTTTGACTAACAAAAGCATAACGGACTCCTGCCCAAGCGTAGCGAAAACTGACTAATAGATTCGAGGCGACTTGCCAAGCGTATTCTCTTTGACTGGGATTGTTGCCCTCACTCACCTGTCCCGATCGAGGGATAAAATTATTGTTGAGATAGGGATTAGGTATGCTGGCAGATTGGTTGGCTTGATGATAATTTGTCTTCATATTCCTCAATAATGCTTGACAAAAACAACTAACTATGTATCGGCATTTCGACGGTTGTTAACAAAGTTTCCTGTAAAGATAGCATTTCCAAGAGACTTGTTTCATCGGGATGGTCCCAACCCAAAAGATGTAAACAAGCGTGGGTAGTTAACCAGGCCAATTCTCGCGCCAAAGGATGATTTTGTGTTAAAGCCTGTTGTTGTGCTGTCTCGACAGAGATGATAATATCCCCCAAATATAAAGGTTCTGTCTCTAAAATGCCCTCATCCACTGGGAAATCCACTTCCAGAGCGGCAAAAGCGAGAACATCCGTCGGTTGATCTTTGTGGCGATATTGGCAATTATAGTCCTGAATTTCTCGATCGTCTGTTAAGCGCAAACTTAGTTCATAACCGGCGGCAACGGGGAGATAATCCGATAGATAGCCTAACCATGTCTCCAACCAATAGTGCCAAGTTTCCCCATCCACAGGACTATTTCCGGGATCAAAATAATTATCCTGTAGGCATAAATCCACCACTAGGGGCAAAGTCTCACTCACCAGATTTCACCCTAGGGACGCGTCAGATAGGAAATACCGACAAAAAAGCCTAATAGGGCTGCCGTAGTCAAAAAAAAGTGTTTTAACGAGATGCCTTTTTTCTTAACCATATTCCGCATCGCCAGCTTAACGTAACTGGGTTGTGCTTCGGTGGCCGTTTCTACTGCGGGGTCAGTGGTGCTAACAGGTTCAGTCATCAGTAATTCCCCAGACAAGGATTGATCGCTATAAGTGTAACAGATTATTAAAAAAGTGCAAAAAAAATTCAATTATGGGAAAAATTGTTCCCCTTCCGGGATGGTAAAAACCCCTCAAACTGTTTAACCCAGAGGTTTCTAACCAGTTGTGCCTTTAAACAGGCCACTAGGTGAGGAGTCGGTCGTCAGTATTCAGGAGTCAGGAGATAGGGTGGTCACTGCGTGCGCGTTGCGGGGGGTTTTGGGGTGTTAGGGTTTTGGGGTGATAGGGTGATAGGGTTTTGGGGTGATAGGGTGATAGGGTTTTGGGGTGATAGGGTGATGAGACAGCTTCCCCACTTCCCCACTTCCCCATTTCCCCACTTCCCCATTTCCCCATTTCCCCATTTCCCCATTTCCCCACACCCCACTTCCCCACTTCCTCACACCCCACACCCCAGCAGTCTAACCATGTCTTCCCACGATACCGAAAGCATCCAGACTATTTTTCAAAAAATTTGGGGCTATGATAGCTTTCGCTTTCCCCAACAGGAGATTATCGAGACAATTTTAGCGGCAAAAGATGCCCTAATTGTCATGCCCACGGGATTTGGTAAATCTATCTGTTTTCAACTGCCCGCTTTATTAAAAACCGGCTTAACCCTAGTGATTTCTCCCTTAGTTGCCCTGATGGAAAATCAGGTGGCGGAATTATTAGCCAAAAAATTACCCGTCGCCCTCATTCATCACGAAATCCCCCGACAACAGAGAAAGAAAACTTTAGCTGCGATCGCAGATCAAACCCTGCGACTTCTCTATCTTTCCCCGGAAACCCTCTTAAGTCCGCCCCTCTGGTCAAAATTAACCCTTCCCCACGTTAAAATTAACGCTCTCATCCTCGACGAAGCCCATTGTTTAACCCAGTGGGGCGATAATTTTCGTCCTGCTTACCGTCGTCTCGGTGCTGTCCGTCCCGCTCTTCTGCAATCAAAACCGGCCGGCAGCCAAATAGCGATCGCTGCTTTTACCGCCACCGCTAATCCCGCCACCCGTGAGACTCTCACCCGTATCTTACAACTAGAAAAACCGCAGCTTTTCTTAATAAATCCTTACCGTCAAAACCTTGACTTAAGCACCAAAATATGTATTAGCCCCGGTTGTCGTCGTCATCAACTATTAAACTTTCTCACCGGTCAACCTCGACAATCCGGCCTGATCTATACTCGTTCCCGTCGCCATAGTGAAAATTTAGCGGCATGGTTGCAATCTCTCCATTATCGGACCAGTGCCTACCATGCCGGTTTATTGCCCTTTCAGCGTCGGGAAATAGAACAAAATTGGCTGCGGGGGGATTTAACTTTTGTTGTCTGTACCTCAGCTTTTGGCATGGGTATCAATAAACCCGATGTGCGTTGGGTTGTCCACTACCAACCCCCAGCTTTACTATCGGAATACCTACAGGAAATCGGCCGCGGTGGTCGCGATGGCGGCAAAATGCAGGCTCTCACCTTAATTAGTGAACCGACGGGATGGTTAGATAATAGCGATAAAAACCAGCAAAAATTCTTTAACTCCCAACAGGAACGCCAATACCGACAAGCTTGGCAAATTTTAGCCCAAATTCCCCTAGAGGGCAAAGTAGAGGCGATTAGTGCCGAATTTCCCGATGGTGCGCTTATTCTCTCCCTTTTACACAGTCTCGATCGCCTAGAATGGCTCGATCCTTTTCATTATCGGCTTATTTATCGTCATAATTCAGCCAAGATGACTTTTAAACCCAAAAATGAGATATTTCCCTACCTCTATACCCGTCGCTGTCGTTGGCACTTTCTCTTAAATGCCTTTGGTTTTCAGGAAAATGCCGACAATTTTCGCTGTGGTCATTGCGATAATTGTCGTCGCAATCGACCTCTGGTAAGCTAGGGAGCGCCAGAGCAGGGAGAGCAGAGCTTTTGTACTAAATTTTTTATGTCTTTTTTCTCCTCCTGTCTCGGATTCTCCTCAGCTAAGGTCAGATTTTTGATTTTTGCAGGAGATCTATAGCGGTTTTCCCAGAAGTTAGTCCCGATTGAATCTATCAAGGGATTTACTATACCTTACCCGAAATAATAGTGAAATTTTGTGACAAAGTGCAGCCAGATATAAGAATCTTTGCTAGATTTCTAGAAGGCTTCTGTGATAAGTCTCCTTAATTATCCTACGCACTTTGAACTGATATGGAACAACAACCCCCGCAATTAAACGGCGGTCAGAAAGAATTTACTATCAACTCGATTAATGACCGTCTACAAAAAGCAGTGGAATTGGCTAAAACTTGTGATCGGGATGCGGGGAGATCATCAAGGTATAAGCGGAGGGGTAGATTGATAAATGGGATAGGCGGTGGCTCAATAGCATTGCTAGGAATTGTAGTGACTGCACTTCCTCCCAATGCAGAGATTATTCGGAAATATATTGGTATTGCCAGTGCTGTGGCCGGCTCAATAATTGCGACCGCAGGTCAATATATTGACCCTGCAAGGGCTAGGCAACGTGCTATCGACCTAAAAACTTTAAAAGTACGACTAGACAATCTTGCAGAAGAGAGTCATGTGCAGTTTTTGGGGTTGCAGAATGATCAGGCAGATATAAATGAGCTAGTCGCATTGAATAAAAAGTTTATGGATGAGTTTGCCGAGATT
Encoded here:
- a CDS encoding AAA family ATPase, giving the protein MRIKSIKLINYRGAVSLNIDFHRQINVFIGVNGAGKSTVLDSLAIMLSWLVNRLKNTNASGRQISETEINNGQGTAIIEITGVTEDSQEITWKIVKTRTGYIHAGERSNFSQLNEYTQQIQRQITEHQGQINLPLFVYYSVNRAVLDIPLKIKTKHKFDSLSAYENDLTSGSDFRTFFEWFREREDLENENRKYREDEIKPEGFCFPDPQLEAVRETIERFLPDFTNLSVRRNPLRMEVTKKDKIVTVNQLSDGAKCLIAMLGDLARRMAIANPQNPDPLTGNGVIIIDEIDLHLHPQWQRFVVPKLLEVFPNCQFFISTHSPNIITHVQPESLHFMEQTQMGIKVHPVRSSYGKNVDRILEDLMGLETTRPQEIAEALKDIYEQISQNQLEAAKNKINDLRAKIQDDPELIKAEVIIRRKEIIGK
- a CDS encoding RecQ family ATP-dependent DNA helicase, with the protein product MSSHDTESIQTIFQKIWGYDSFRFPQQEIIETILAAKDALIVMPTGFGKSICFQLPALLKTGLTLVISPLVALMENQVAELLAKKLPVALIHHEIPRQQRKKTLAAIADQTLRLLYLSPETLLSPPLWSKLTLPHVKINALILDEAHCLTQWGDNFRPAYRRLGAVRPALLQSKPAGSQIAIAAFTATANPATRETLTRILQLEKPQLFLINPYRQNLDLSTKICISPGCRRHQLLNFLTGQPRQSGLIYTRSRRHSENLAAWLQSLHYRTSAYHAGLLPFQRREIEQNWLRGDLTFVVCTSAFGMGINKPDVRWVVHYQPPALLSEYLQEIGRGGRDGGKMQALTLISEPTGWLDNSDKNQQKFFNSQQERQYRQAWQILAQIPLEGKVEAISAEFPDGALILSLLHSLDRLEWLDPFHYRLIYRHNSAKMTFKPKNEIFPYLYTRRCRWHFLLNAFGFQENADNFRCGHCDNCRRNRPLVS
- the ybeY gene encoding rRNA maturation RNase YbeY → MSETLPLVVDLCLQDNYFDPGNSPVDGETWHYWLETWLGYLSDYLPVAAGYELSLRLTDDREIQDYNCQYRHKDQPTDVLAFAALEVDFPVDEGILETEPLYLGDIIISVETAQQQALTQNHPLARELAWLTTHACLHLLGWDHPDETSLLEMLSLQETLLTTVEMPIHS
- a CDS encoding DUF3285 domain-containing protein, translated to MTEPVSTTDPAVETATEAQPSYVKLAMRNMVKKKGISLKHFFLTTAALLGFFVGISYLTRP
- a CDS encoding DUF4327 family protein, producing the protein MSAITFSTAPTAYSIRMIKDEVRQMVEQGVVSRHQPIYTLCQFIPPREWVCVECELERCDYLLRDQIGDLIASESWDND
- a CDS encoding retron system putative HNH endonuclease, yielding MKYIRKRQEPPEFKNWKEQANSDWQPDFKNLRGNPKEILIKALMTEQGEICCYCESRLVDGECHIEHFKPQSDPTVDSLDYANLLCSCQANLRTGEPRHCSNLKNSWFDENLLISPLNPDCESHFAFNYDGTIKPAQEDDQKAINTIEKLGLNLNKLKALRKAAIDPFLDEEIDNAQLTVFVNGYLCLDDQQRYSPFWTTIKYLFSDLIE
- a CDS encoding diacylglycerol kinase family protein, which encodes MKTNYHQANQSASIPNPYLNNNFIPRSGQVSEGNNPSQREYAWQVASNLLVSFRYAWAGVRYAFVSQRNFRIHTLITLVAISWGLFLRVNAMEMAIVSLTCALVMVLELINTALESVVDLTVGQSYHDLAKIAKDCAAGAVLIASIAALLVAAFIFIPHLLV
- a CDS encoding class I SAM-dependent methyltransferase, which produces MSDDATIRTAVQRLYNTYPFPPEPLLDEPPPGYNWRWNWIAAYNFCCHRKPEREDIRILDAGCGTGAGTEYLLALNPFAHVVAIDISEKALEIAKERCNRSGVAAKHRGSLDFHHLPLESATNLPGEFDLINCVGVLHHLPDPIKGIQSLAQKLAPGGLLHIFVYAQLGRWEIQLMQSAIALLQGDRRGDYKDGVAVGREIFASLPEDNRILKREKERWSMENHRDESFADMYVHPREVDYNIDTLFQLIDASGLAFIGFSNPSYWQLERLLGKSPELMARAQNLGERERYRLTELLDPEITHYEFFLAKPPILTADWSRDQVLENAVAEVHPCLYGWPSASVLDYDYRPVNLSEREFAFLQACDGRLTVAAIDAQVALGLTGVRSLQQRQLLILS